One Verrucomicrobiia bacterium DNA window includes the following coding sequences:
- a CDS encoding prolyl oligopeptidase family serine peptidase, whose product MTTNLLRTCGIALLLVAGCSRQQDLSEGGKKTLAEGRQGFATHLVRREKTRASVPLPPPNLFRLAYYPSPIGAMPAYLSPPPRDGRKHPAIIWIFGGFDNSINETAWEPGPRENDQSASAFREAGIITMFPSLRGGNLNPGWLEGLYGEADDILAAAAFLRHQPGVDPDRIYLGGHSTGGTLALLVAEHTNVFRAVFAFGAVSDVRGYGPDHLPFDLASRQETDLRAPVKWLNAIHTPTFVLEGAERDSNIGELRTMARANRNPLVHFHPIKGADHFSVLQPVTRLIAAKILADDGPAANLTFTDAELADAMRR is encoded by the coding sequence ATGACGACCAACCTGCTCCGCACCTGTGGTATTGCTCTGCTGCTGGTTGCTGGATGCAGTCGCCAGCAAGACCTGTCGGAAGGCGGAAAGAAGACGCTCGCCGAAGGGCGGCAGGGCTTCGCAACCCATCTGGTTCGCCGCGAGAAGACGCGCGCGTCAGTTCCCCTGCCACCGCCGAATCTTTTCCGGCTCGCGTATTATCCCTCTCCGATCGGCGCGATGCCCGCCTACCTCAGCCCCCCGCCACGAGACGGACGAAAACATCCGGCGATCATCTGGATTTTTGGCGGTTTCGACAACAGCATCAACGAGACCGCGTGGGAGCCCGGCCCGCGCGAGAATGACCAGTCGGCCAGTGCCTTTCGCGAGGCGGGCATCATCACGATGTTTCCTTCGCTCCGCGGCGGCAACCTGAATCCGGGCTGGCTGGAGGGCCTGTATGGCGAGGCGGACGACATTCTCGCCGCCGCCGCATTCCTGCGGCACCAGCCGGGCGTGGATCCGGACCGGATTTATCTCGGCGGCCACAGCACGGGCGGCACGCTGGCCCTGCTGGTCGCCGAGCACACCAATGTGTTCCGCGCCGTGTTCGCGTTTGGCGCCGTCAGCGATGTCCGCGGCTACGGGCCGGACCATTTGCCGTTCGACCTTGCCAGCCGCCAGGAAACGGATTTGCGCGCACCGGTGAAATGGTTGAACGCGATTCACACACCCACCTTTGTGTTGGAGGGTGCGGAGCGCGACAGCAACATTGGCGAACTCCGCACCATGGCCCGCGCCAACCGGAATCCGCTGGTTCATTTCCATCCGATCAAAGGCGCGGACCACTTCAGCGTGCTGCAACCGGTCACCCGGCTGATTGCGGCGAAGATTCTTGCTGACGATGGTCCCGCGGCGAACCTCACCTTTACCGACGCGGAACTGGCGGACGCCATGCGGCGGTAA
- a CDS encoding glutamine--tRNA ligase/YqeY domain fusion protein, translated as MSDAKSTDSATAAPAAPSDFIRDIVAQHVAEGKYPHIHTRFPPEPNGYLHIGHAKSICLNFGIALEFGGICNLRMDDTNPTKEDIEYVESIEEDLEWLIGGWATDKYGLKPKGKLPESQTVNGKSDFHLPAVVGKTHEDRTLEPFYASDYFDQIYEYAVSLIKKGKAYVCDLSPADTDAYRGAPDKPGKESPWRNRSIEENLDLFTRMKKGEFPDGARTLRAKIDMAAPNVWLRDPLLYRIRHASHHHTGDKWCIYPMYDFAHCLSDYIEEITHSICTLEFEVHRPLYDWILENLELPRPLPKQYEFAKLIPTYMIVSKRKLIQLVNEKVVSGWSDPRLPTISGMRRRGITPEALRNFAIGVGVTKYVSTTDIAVFEHAIREDLNKRAQRRLAVLRPIKVVLTNYPEGKVEELEAVNNPEDESAGKRKISFSRELYIERDDFAEVPPPKFFRLKPGGEVRLKYAYIIKCEEVIKDEDGCVLELRCTADLDSKTGGTTAGRKVKGTIHWVSAAHAIDAEVRLYDRLFTEPEPDKDGRDFKTALNPKSLEVVTAKLEPSLKDAKPELRYQFERLAYFCLDQDSAPGKPVFNRTITLKDTWAKEAQKG; from the coding sequence ATGTCTGACGCCAAGAGCACAGATTCCGCAACAGCCGCACCGGCGGCGCCCTCGGACTTTATCCGCGACATTGTCGCGCAGCACGTGGCCGAGGGGAAATATCCGCACATTCACACCCGCTTTCCCCCCGAGCCAAATGGTTACCTCCATATCGGACACGCCAAGAGCATCTGCCTGAATTTCGGCATCGCCCTCGAGTTCGGCGGCATCTGCAACCTCCGCATGGACGACACCAATCCCACCAAGGAGGACATCGAATACGTGGAATCCATCGAGGAGGATCTGGAATGGCTCATCGGTGGGTGGGCCACGGACAAATACGGCTTGAAACCGAAGGGCAAACTTCCGGAGTCGCAAACCGTCAACGGCAAGTCCGACTTCCATCTGCCTGCTGTCGTCGGCAAAACGCATGAAGACCGCACGCTGGAGCCGTTCTACGCCTCGGACTACTTCGACCAGATCTACGAATACGCCGTTTCGCTCATCAAGAAGGGCAAGGCCTATGTTTGTGACCTGTCGCCCGCTGACACGGATGCCTATCGCGGCGCGCCGGACAAGCCGGGCAAAGAATCGCCGTGGCGCAATCGCAGCATCGAGGAGAATCTTGACCTGTTCACGCGCATGAAGAAAGGCGAGTTCCCCGATGGCGCCCGCACGCTCCGCGCGAAGATCGACATGGCGGCGCCCAATGTGTGGCTGCGTGATCCCCTGCTCTACCGCATCCGGCACGCCTCGCATCATCACACCGGCGACAAGTGGTGCATCTATCCGATGTATGACTTCGCGCACTGCCTGAGCGATTACATCGAGGAAATCACCCACAGCATTTGCACGCTGGAGTTCGAGGTGCATCGCCCGCTTTACGACTGGATTCTGGAGAATCTCGAACTCCCGCGTCCACTGCCGAAGCAATACGAGTTCGCCAAGCTCATCCCGACTTACATGATCGTCTCGAAGCGGAAGCTCATCCAGCTCGTGAACGAGAAGGTTGTCAGCGGCTGGAGCGACCCGCGCCTGCCCACGATCAGCGGCATGCGCCGCCGCGGCATCACGCCGGAGGCGTTGCGCAACTTCGCGATCGGCGTCGGCGTGACGAAATACGTCAGCACAACGGACATCGCCGTCTTCGAGCACGCCATCCGCGAGGATCTGAACAAGCGCGCCCAGCGCCGCCTGGCCGTGTTGCGCCCGATCAAGGTGGTCCTCACCAACTATCCTGAGGGCAAAGTCGAAGAGCTCGAAGCCGTCAACAATCCCGAGGACGAGAGCGCAGGCAAGCGGAAGATTTCGTTCAGCCGCGAGCTTTACATTGAGCGCGACGACTTCGCCGAAGTGCCGCCACCGAAATTCTTCCGCCTGAAGCCCGGTGGCGAAGTGCGGCTGAAATACGCCTATATCATCAAGTGCGAGGAAGTCATCAAGGATGAGGACGGCTGCGTGCTCGAACTCCGCTGCACCGCGGATCTCGACAGCAAGACCGGTGGCACGACGGCGGGCCGCAAGGTCAAGGGCACCATCCACTGGGTCAGTGCCGCACACGCGATTGACGCCGAGGTGCGCCTCTACGACCGCCTCTTCACCGAGCCGGAGCCGGACAAGGACGGCCGCGATTTCAAGACCGCGCTGAACCCGAAGAGCCTGGAAGTAGTGACGGCCAAACTGGAACCGTCGTTGAAAGACGCGAAGCCCGAACTGCGTTATCAGTTCGAACGTCTCGCCTACTTCTGTCTGGATCAGGACAGCGCGCCCGGCAAGCCCGTGTTCAATCGCACCATCACGCTGAAGGACACGTGGGCGAAGGAAGCGCAGAAGGGATAG
- a CDS encoding DUF4197 domain-containing protein, with translation MKAPRHTLALAVLLSGFAATAGLLDNLRSALQTNNPATNISLSSTAPAALTQDQMIGGLKEALGKGVQHAVATLGHTDGFLTNLDVKIPLPEKLQKVESVLRAAGQGQLADDFVGSMNHAAEQAVPVAADVFGEAVQQMTISDAKAILTGPADAATQYFRRTTRTNLQAKFYPIVQRATDQVGVTAQYKAMMGKFTALDTVSSFFGSKAGPQLSAGDIDAYVTDKAMDGLFKRVAEEEKSIRTNPLARTTDLLQTVFGADAKP, from the coding sequence ATGAAAGCTCCGCGCCATACGCTCGCCCTGGCCGTGCTGTTGAGTGGCTTTGCCGCCACTGCCGGACTACTGGACAATTTGAGGTCTGCCCTCCAGACCAACAACCCGGCGACGAACATCTCGCTGTCGTCCACCGCCCCCGCAGCCCTCACCCAGGACCAGATGATCGGTGGCTTGAAGGAGGCGCTCGGCAAGGGCGTCCAGCACGCCGTGGCGACGCTTGGCCATACCGACGGTTTCCTCACCAATCTGGATGTGAAAATCCCGCTGCCGGAAAAATTGCAGAAGGTGGAATCCGTGCTGCGCGCGGCGGGCCAGGGCCAGCTGGCGGATGACTTCGTCGGCTCGATGAATCACGCGGCGGAACAAGCCGTCCCCGTCGCCGCCGACGTCTTCGGTGAGGCCGTCCAGCAGATGACGATCAGCGACGCGAAAGCCATCCTCACCGGGCCTGCCGACGCCGCCACGCAGTATTTTCGCCGCACGACCCGGACGAACTTGCAGGCGAAGTTTTATCCCATTGTGCAAAGGGCGACCGATCAAGTGGGCGTGACGGCGCAATACAAGGCGATGATGGGCAAGTTCACCGCGCTCGACACGGTGAGCAGTTTCTTCGGCAGCAAAGCCGGCCCGCAGTTGAGCGCCGGCGACATTGACGCCTACGTCACCGACAAAGCGATGGATGGCCTGTTCAAGCGGGTGGCCGAGGAGGAAAAAAGCATCCGCACCAATCCGCTCGCCCGCACCACGGATCTGCTGCAAACGGTGTTTGGCGCGGACGCGAAACCGTAG